In Candidatus Promineifilum breve, one genomic interval encodes:
- a CDS encoding HAD-IIA family hydrolase, with translation MDKPINNLILDMDGVLWRGDTPLPGLVDFFATLRAAGIGFVLATNNATKTAAMYTARLAGFGVDVPPAQILTSAEATAGYLAERFTTDQPVYVVGAQGLREAIAAQGFRFLTPAEVRAGSAAACVVVGLSPQLTYEELAMAAILVHNGTPFIGTNPDATFPSEIGPLPGAGAIQAVIITATGVQPTLIGKPGPIIFREAVKRLGGDPAGVAMVGDRLSTDIAGAQAAGLRSILVETGISTRAEAETGPIRPDYIFADITALAAFLTGETTIVH, from the coding sequence ATGGACAAACCAATCAACAACCTCATTCTCGACATGGACGGCGTACTGTGGCGCGGCGACACGCCTCTGCCCGGCCTGGTCGATTTCTTTGCCACGCTGCGGGCGGCCGGCATCGGTTTCGTTCTGGCTACCAACAACGCCACCAAGACGGCGGCCATGTACACCGCCCGCCTGGCCGGATTCGGCGTCGACGTGCCGCCGGCGCAAATCCTGACCTCGGCCGAGGCCACCGCCGGCTATCTGGCCGAGCGCTTCACCACTGACCAGCCGGTCTACGTCGTCGGCGCCCAGGGGCTGCGCGAGGCCATCGCCGCCCAGGGTTTTCGCTTTCTGACGCCCGCCGAAGTGCGCGCCGGGTCGGCCGCGGCCTGCGTCGTCGTCGGCCTCTCCCCCCAGCTAACCTATGAGGAGCTGGCGATGGCCGCCATCCTGGTGCACAACGGCACGCCCTTCATCGGCACCAACCCCGACGCCACCTTCCCCAGCGAGATCGGGCCGCTGCCGGGGGCCGGGGCCATTCAGGCCGTCATCATCACCGCCACCGGCGTCCAGCCCACGCTCATCGGCAAGCCCGGCCCGATCATCTTTCGCGAGGCGGTCAAGCGGTTGGGCGGCGATCCGGCCGGCGTCGCCATGGTCGGCGACCGGCTCTCGACCGACATCGCCGGGGCGCAGGCTGCCGGGCTGCGCTCCATCCTGGTGGAGACCGGCATCTCGACCCGCGCCGAGGCCGAGACCGGCCCCATCCGCCCCGACTACATCTTCGCCGACATCACCGCCCTGGCCGCTTTTCTGACGGGAGAAACAACTATTGTCCACTGA
- a CDS encoding YfhO family protein: MFTHKRRGALVLVVLAALILFFFVRLAFSNLILARGDTFLYFYPYWTAAAEALRAGRLPLWNPDLFMGAPFLANSQVGFFYPLNWPVWLLFAPPYAVSASILIHVLIAAAGTYLAGRRALGLARGAALLAAALFALGGYLTAQVEHVNQLQGLAWLPWFFAVLPSLVDPPPTGGRWRDTLRPVLAIGGLLALQLLAGHTQTAFISGVAVALWVAIHSLPDFRKPVRSGAMVRPFAALAAAVALAAVLAAAQLLPTLELAGQSTRQGGLPLNEVLSFSWHPLHLTRALLPGYGQTLFSEYVAFLPLTALALAVVGAWGWRRNRAVRPWVFLVVVAMVLALGRFTPLYYLLGRLPGFDLFRAPARWLAVAALGLALLAGYGWQRLRAYATADYPTDEARRVARAELLRPLIVAAVGLALLIVWGYAAGWLARFVPTGAEAPYAPPALLTLLGWLIEFVLAALLLWVILTGPTDRAATATRDLAVLTLAVLWLGSRGLPYNQLTTPEAYFDLRPPQARLMALATCRVPARACPTPPDRFLSLSGILFDPGDLAEIEAMYADQLDAAAIYDYVIAVKHKEVLSPNLSLVSGLPAIDGFDGGILPLRSYAATMGLILPEGNATTDGRLREYLPAAPDARWLSLFNGRYLITDKTGDAWREGVYFDRQHPVNVRTAVAVAAPDFEATELWLLADGPPPEIEIITEGQVWRATPALWLAPDVYRVTLPQPATVETLTLLPCAAGPEACGLDALTLVDSRDGAFLPLSLPPYRLIFSGDVKIYENADAQPRAFLVHDWQWAADGAAAVAAMRAEDFDPRAEAVVIGIGDAAVGGAGGQGVATISDYTAESVLIQTRSDRDSLLILTDAHYPGWAATVDGAPGVIEQVDGMFRGVFLPAGEHEVAFHYRPRSVRLGLALSLLGLGLALAATVGVFVTKRWDQD, translated from the coding sequence TTGTTCACACACAAGAGGCGGGGGGCGCTCGTGCTGGTCGTGTTGGCCGCGCTCATCCTGTTCTTTTTCGTGCGGCTGGCCTTCAGCAATCTCATCCTGGCCCGCGGCGATACGTTTCTCTATTTCTACCCCTACTGGACGGCGGCGGCCGAAGCGTTGCGGGCCGGGCGACTGCCCCTCTGGAACCCCGACCTCTTCATGGGCGCGCCGTTTCTGGCCAATAGTCAGGTGGGCTTCTTCTACCCGCTCAACTGGCCGGTATGGCTGCTGTTCGCCCCGCCCTACGCCGTCAGCGCGTCGATCCTGATCCATGTACTCATCGCCGCCGCTGGGACGTATCTGGCCGGGCGGCGGGCGCTGGGGCTGGCGCGCGGCGCGGCGCTGTTGGCGGCGGCCTTGTTCGCCCTGGGCGGCTATCTGACGGCGCAGGTGGAGCACGTCAACCAGTTGCAGGGGTTGGCCTGGCTGCCGTGGTTCTTCGCCGTCCTGCCCTCGCTGGTCGATCCGCCGCCAACCGGCGGGCGTTGGCGCGATACGCTGCGGCCGGTGCTCGCCATCGGCGGCCTGTTGGCTCTGCAACTGCTGGCCGGGCACACGCAGACGGCGTTTATCAGTGGGGTGGCGGTGGCGTTGTGGGTGGCTATTCATAGCCTGCCAGACTTTCGGAAGCCTGTCAGGTCTGGGGCGATGGTGCGTCCCTTCGCCGCGCTGGCGGCGGCCGTGGCCCTGGCCGCCGTTCTCGCCGCCGCCCAACTGCTACCGACGCTGGAACTGGCCGGGCAATCGACCCGGCAGGGTGGGCTGCCACTCAACGAGGTGTTGTCCTTCTCCTGGCATCCGCTGCACCTGACGCGGGCGCTGCTGCCGGGTTATGGTCAGACGCTGTTCAGCGAGTACGTGGCCTTCCTGCCGCTGACGGCGCTGGCTCTGGCCGTGGTCGGGGCGTGGGGCTGGCGGCGGAATCGGGCAGTGCGGCCGTGGGTTTTCCTCGTAGTTGTGGCCATGGTGCTGGCGCTGGGCCGCTTCACGCCACTCTATTATCTGCTCGGCCGCCTGCCCGGCTTCGACCTGTTCCGCGCCCCGGCCCGTTGGCTGGCCGTGGCCGCGCTGGGGTTGGCGCTGCTGGCCGGCTATGGCTGGCAACGATTGCGGGCTTACGCGACGGCCGACTATCCCACGGACGAGGCGCGGCGCGTGGCGCGGGCGGAACTGCTCCGGCCGCTGATCGTCGCCGCGGTCGGTCTGGCCTTGCTCATCGTGTGGGGCTATGCCGCCGGTTGGCTGGCCCGTTTCGTGCCCACCGGCGCCGAAGCGCCATATGCGCCGCCCGCGCTGCTGACCCTGTTGGGCTGGCTGATTGAGTTCGTCCTGGCCGCCCTGCTGCTGTGGGTTATCCTGACCGGGCCGACCGACCGGGCAGCGACGGCCACGCGCGATCTGGCTGTCCTGACGCTGGCCGTGCTGTGGCTCGGCTCGCGTGGGCTGCCCTATAACCAGTTGACCACGCCGGAGGCCTACTTCGACCTGCGCCCGCCACAAGCGCGGCTGATGGCCCTGGCGACCTGTCGCGTTCCGGCGCGGGCCTGCCCAACGCCGCCCGACCGCTTCCTGAGCCTGTCGGGCATCCTCTTCGACCCCGGCGACCTGGCCGAGATCGAGGCGATGTACGCCGATCAACTCGACGCGGCGGCCATCTACGATTACGTCATCGCCGTGAAGCACAAGGAAGTGCTGTCGCCCAACCTGTCGCTGGTCAGTGGCTTGCCGGCCATCGACGGCTTCGACGGCGGTATACTGCCGCTGCGGTCGTATGCGGCGACGATGGGGTTGATCTTGCCGGAGGGCAACGCGACGACCGACGGGCGACTGCGCGAATACCTGCCGGCCGCGCCCGATGCCCGCTGGCTGAGCCTGTTCAACGGCCGCTATCTGATCACCGACAAGACGGGCGACGCCTGGCGCGAAGGGGTGTACTTCGACCGGCAGCATCCGGTGAATGTGCGGACGGCCGTTGCCGTGGCCGCGCCGGACTTCGAGGCGACCGAGTTGTGGCTGCTGGCCGACGGTCCGCCGCCGGAGATAGAGATCATCACCGAAGGTCAGGTATGGCGGGCGACGCCGGCGTTATGGCTCGCCCCGGACGTGTATCGCGTCACCTTGCCGCAACCGGCGACGGTCGAGACGCTGACGCTGTTGCCCTGCGCCGCCGGGCCGGAGGCGTGTGGGCTGGACGCGCTGACCCTGGTCGATAGCCGCGATGGCGCGTTCCTGCCCCTTTCGCTGCCGCCCTACCGGCTCATCTTCTCCGGCGACGTGAAGATCTACGAGAACGCCGACGCGCAACCGCGGGCTTTCCTGGTACACGATTGGCAGTGGGCGGCCGATGGGGCGGCGGCCGTAGCTGCCATGCGAGCCGAAGACTTCGATCCGCGGGCCGAGGCGGTGGTCATTGGAATCGGCGATGCGGCCGTCGGCGGCGCGGGCGGCCAGGGGGTGGCGACGATCAGCGACTACACGGCCGAGTCTGTGCTGATCCAGACCCGCAGCGACCGGGATAGCCTGCTCATCCTGACCGATGCCCATTACCCCGGCTGGGCGGCGACGGTTGACGGCGCGCCGGGGGTCATCGAGCAGGTGGACGGCATGTTTCGCGGCGTCTTTCTGCCCGCCGGCGAGCATGAGGTGGCCTTCCACTATCGGCCGCGCAGCGTCCGGCTGGGTCTGGCGCTGTCGCTGCTGGGCCTGGGCCTGGCGTTGGCCGCGACGGTGGGGGTTTTCGTAACCAAACGGTGGGATCAGGATTGA
- a CDS encoding glycosyltransferase family 2 protein: protein MKVSVIIPVYNEFATVEPAVRAVLAVNEADEIILVDDGSTDGTRDLYPAIQALDESIIRIILHEKNQGKGAAVRTGFAEASGDIFLIQDADLEYDPRDYPALLRPIMEGRAAVVYGSRFRGGPTKTMFFWHMVGNKMLTFVTNIVYNTILTDMETCYKVFRADVVRDIPLRSRGFEFEPEITSKVLKRGHRIYEVPISYNGREFEEGKKLNPWREGPKALYYLLKYRFVD, encoded by the coding sequence GTGAAAGTATCGGTCATCATTCCGGTGTACAACGAATTCGCCACCGTCGAACCGGCGGTGCGGGCGGTGTTGGCGGTTAACGAGGCGGACGAGATCATCCTGGTCGATGACGGCTCGACCGACGGCACGCGCGACCTCTACCCGGCCATCCAGGCGTTGGACGAGTCGATCATCCGCATCATCCTGCACGAGAAGAACCAGGGCAAGGGCGCGGCCGTCCGCACCGGCTTCGCCGAGGCCAGCGGCGACATCTTCCTGATTCAGGACGCCGACCTGGAGTACGACCCGCGCGACTACCCGGCCCTGTTGCGGCCGATCATGGAGGGGCGGGCGGCCGTGGTCTATGGCTCGCGCTTTCGCGGCGGCCCCACCAAGACCATGTTCTTCTGGCACATGGTCGGCAACAAGATGCTGACGTTCGTCACCAACATCGTCTACAACACCATCCTGACCGACATGGAGACCTGCTACAAGGTCTTCCGGGCCGACGTAGTGCGCGATATTCCCCTGCGCTCGCGCGGTTTCGAGTTCGAGCCGGAGATCACGTCGAAGGTGCTGAAGCGCGGTCATCGTATCTACGAAGTGCCCATCTCCTACAACGGCCGCGAATTCGAAGAGGGCAAGAAACTCAATCCGTGGCGCGAGGGGCCGAAGGCGCTGTACTATCTGTTGAAGTATCGGTTTGTGGATTGA
- the rlmN gene encoding 23S rRNA (adenine(2503)-C(2))-methyltransferase RlmN, with protein MSTDTGRINLLDLTLPQLTELLAEWGQPAYRAKQVWEWLYHRYAADFAAMSNLPGALRDRLAAETTLSIGEIVLDQHSKDGQTEKVLFQLPDGQFIETVLMRYEKRRTLCISTQAGCAMGCVFCATGQMGFMRHLSVAEIVGQVLHFARVLAATEEHVTNIVMMGMGEPLHNYDNTLAALDRLTDATGFNLGARKITISTVGHIPAIRRYADEQRQTPLAVSLHAATDEERGRLLPVNRRWPLADLMEACRYYVAQTGRRMTFEWALIAGENDTEEQAHKLGQLLRGMLAHVNLIPLNPTAGYGGQPSSPERVARFQEALTGYGVTSTVRVRRGIDIQAGCGQLRDRHLRGTTDDRPRTTVGR; from the coding sequence TTGTCCACTGACACCGGCCGGATCAATCTGCTGGACCTGACGCTGCCCCAACTGACCGAACTCCTGGCCGAGTGGGGCCAACCGGCCTATCGCGCCAAACAGGTCTGGGAGTGGCTGTACCACCGCTACGCCGCCGATTTCGCCGCCATGAGCAATCTGCCGGGGGCGTTGCGCGACCGGCTGGCGGCCGAAACCACGCTGTCAATCGGCGAGATCGTCCTCGATCAACACTCCAAAGACGGGCAGACGGAGAAGGTGCTGTTCCAATTGCCCGACGGGCAATTCATCGAAACGGTGCTCATGCGCTACGAAAAGCGGCGCACGCTGTGCATCAGTACCCAGGCCGGCTGCGCCATGGGCTGCGTCTTCTGCGCCACCGGCCAGATGGGCTTCATGCGCCATCTGAGCGTGGCCGAGATCGTCGGCCAGGTGCTCCATTTTGCCCGCGTGCTGGCCGCCACGGAGGAGCACGTCACCAATATCGTGATGATGGGCATGGGCGAGCCGCTGCACAATTACGATAATACCCTGGCCGCGCTCGACCGGCTGACCGACGCGACGGGCTTCAATCTGGGGGCGCGCAAGATCACCATTTCGACCGTCGGCCACATCCCGGCCATTCGCCGCTATGCCGACGAACAGCGCCAGACGCCGCTGGCCGTCTCGCTCCACGCCGCCACCGACGAGGAGCGCGGCCGACTGCTGCCGGTCAATCGCCGCTGGCCTCTGGCCGACCTGATGGAGGCTTGCCGCTACTACGTGGCCCAGACCGGGCGGCGCATGACCTTCGAGTGGGCGCTCATCGCCGGGGAAAACGACACCGAGGAGCAGGCCCACAAGTTGGGCCAACTGCTGCGCGGGATGCTGGCCCACGTCAACCTGATCCCGCTCAATCCGACGGCCGGCTATGGCGGCCAGCCCTCATCACCGGAGCGCGTGGCCCGCTTCCAGGAAGCACTGACCGGCTACGGCGTCACCAGCACGGTGCGCGTCCGGCGCGGCATCGACATCCAGGCGGGTTGTGGGCAATTGCGCGACAGGCATCTTCGAGGGACGACGGACGACAGACCACGGACAACGGTCGGACGATAG
- the rho gene encoding transcription termination factor Rho has product MDIGDLESKKLSELRDVGRDMKIPGYTTMKKHDLVFRIMQADAETSGFHFRGGVLEIVEDDKQTMGFLRSGSYLPSKDDIYVSNSQIRRIGLKTGDMVYGQVRVPKDNEKYYSLLRVEAVNGMSPEMLKNRVRYESLTPIFPDQKLKLETKPHILSTRLIDLITPIGRGQRGLIVSPPKAGKTTVLKEIANGISENYPEIHMMVVLIGERPEEVTDMERSTLGEVVSSTFDEPVKNHCRVAEMALERGKRLVESGRDVVILLDSITRLARAYNLTVPPSGRTLSGGLDPGALYPPKRFFGTARNLEFGGSLTIIATTLVDTGSRMDDVIYEEFKGTGNMELLLSRRLQERRIFPAFDIERSSTRREELLMSADELQRVYTMRRMLGHLMDTPGYDISSATAAVLSRLRATKTNYEFLETLTKDMA; this is encoded by the coding sequence ATGGATATCGGTGATCTGGAAAGTAAAAAACTGAGCGAACTGCGCGATGTCGGCCGCGATATGAAAATCCCCGGCTACACCACGATGAAGAAGCACGACCTCGTCTTCCGCATCATGCAAGCCGACGCCGAAACCAGCGGCTTCCATTTCCGCGGCGGCGTGCTGGAGATCGTCGAGGACGACAAGCAGACGATGGGCTTTCTGCGTTCCGGCTCCTATCTGCCGAGCAAGGACGACATCTACGTCTCCAACTCGCAGATTCGGCGCATCGGCCTGAAGACCGGCGATATGGTCTACGGCCAGGTGCGCGTGCCCAAGGACAACGAGAAGTACTATAGCCTGCTGCGCGTCGAGGCGGTCAACGGCATGAGTCCGGAGATGCTGAAGAACCGCGTGCGCTACGAGTCGCTGACGCCCATCTTCCCCGATCAGAAACTCAAGCTGGAGACCAAGCCCCACATCCTGTCGACCCGTCTGATCGACCTGATCACGCCCATCGGCCGCGGCCAGCGCGGCCTGATCGTCTCGCCGCCCAAGGCCGGCAAGACGACCGTGCTCAAGGAGATCGCCAACGGCATTTCGGAGAACTACCCCGAAATTCACATGATGGTCGTCCTCATCGGCGAACGCCCGGAAGAGGTGACCGACATGGAGCGCTCGACGTTGGGCGAAGTGGTCAGTTCCACGTTCGACGAGCCGGTGAAGAACCATTGCCGCGTGGCCGAGATGGCCCTGGAGCGCGGCAAGCGGCTGGTGGAATCGGGGCGCGACGTGGTGATCCTGCTCGACTCGATCACCCGCCTGGCGCGAGCCTATAACCTGACCGTGCCGCCCAGCGGGCGCACCCTGTCCGGCGGTCTCGATCCCGGCGCGCTCTACCCGCCGAAGCGCTTCTTCGGCACGGCGCGCAACCTGGAGTTCGGCGGCAGCCTGACGATCATCGCCACGACGCTGGTGGACACCGGCAGCCGCATGGATGACGTCATCTACGAGGAGTTCAAGGGCACGGGCAACATGGAACTCCTGCTCAGCCGCCGCCTACAGGAACGCCGTATCTTCCCGGCCTTCGACATCGAGCGGTCGAGCACGCGGCGCGAGGAGTTGCTCATGTCGGCCGACGAGTTGCAGCGGGTCTACACCATGCGCCGCATGTTGGGCCATCTGATGGACACGCCCGGCTACGACATCAGCAGCGCCACGGCGGCCGTCCTGTCGCGCCTGCGGGCCACCAAGACCAACTACGAATTCCTGGAAACGCTGACCAAAGACATGGCCTGA
- the fbp gene encoding class 1 fructose-bisphosphatase: MTVTTIERFILDNQPAYASGELTNLLYDLALAAKIIAHKTNRAGLIDILGEAGAINVQGESQQKLDIYANQIMRQLCDHTGRLCLMISEEQEDPIHIPERYRKGSYVLVFDPLDGSSNIDVNVSIGTIFGIYRCLDEAQRGRLEDALQPPGDLVAAGYVLYGASTMMVYSAGNGVHGFTLNPEYGEFLLSHPNLVLPEPPAYFSVNSSYYSRWSPGVQQFVDWLQGREADSPRLSARYIGSLVADFHRNLLRGGIFCYPAEDERDEGKLRLLYEAGPLAFLIDQAGGYASNGRRPILEITPTQPHQRTALFIGNRGLVERLEAFIRQDDGASTQ; this comes from the coding sequence GTGACCGTTACGACGATTGAACGATTTATTCTGGATAACCAACCGGCGTATGCCAGCGGTGAATTGACCAATTTGCTCTATGATCTGGCCCTGGCGGCCAAGATCATCGCCCACAAGACCAACCGCGCCGGGCTGATCGACATCCTGGGCGAGGCCGGGGCCATCAACGTCCAGGGCGAATCGCAGCAAAAGCTGGACATCTATGCCAATCAGATCATGCGCCAGTTGTGCGACCACACCGGCCGGTTGTGCCTGATGATCTCCGAGGAGCAGGAAGACCCCATTCACATCCCGGAGCGCTATCGCAAGGGCAGCTACGTGCTGGTGTTCGACCCGCTGGACGGCTCGTCCAACATCGACGTCAACGTCAGCATCGGCACGATTTTCGGCATCTATCGCTGTCTGGACGAGGCGCAGCGCGGCCGGCTGGAAGACGCGCTCCAGCCGCCCGGCGATCTGGTGGCCGCCGGCTACGTGCTCTATGGGGCCAGCACGATGATGGTCTATAGCGCGGGCAATGGTGTGCATGGTTTCACGCTCAATCCGGAGTACGGCGAATTCCTGTTGTCCCATCCCAATCTGGTATTGCCGGAGCCGCCGGCCTATTTCAGCGTCAACTCGTCCTACTACAGCCGCTGGTCGCCCGGCGTGCAGCAGTTCGTCGATTGGCTACAGGGCCGGGAGGCGGATTCGCCCCGGCTGTCGGCCCGCTACATCGGCTCGCTGGTGGCCGATTTTCACCGCAATCTGCTGCGCGGCGGCATCTTCTGCTACCCGGCCGAGGACGAGCGCGACGAGGGCAAGCTGCGGCTGCTCTATGAGGCCGGGCCGTTGGCCTTCCTCATCGATCAGGCGGGCGGCTATGCTTCCAACGGGCGACGCCCCATTCTGGAGATCACGCCCACCCAGCCGCACCAACGCACGGCTCTGTTCATCGGCAATCGCGGGCTGGTGGAACGTTTAGAGGCCTTTATCCGTCAGGATGATGGGGCATCGACCCAATAA
- a CDS encoding peptidoglycan DD-metalloendopeptidase family protein encodes MQEERSPRRSVAGYVVLALVAGLIVWGWRAGLARQAAPTTETAAAAAALPAAAETSATSDTTSPDPAAAAVVPVLVDVALAPAAIPNTFVGRQPAHELQVYRVERGDTPNGIADKFGIQATTLLGGNPQLSQESSLLQTGVDLVILPIDGVLHDVGPGDTLESIAAQYAIPTETIIAYAPNNLEFPFRLYPETQILVPGAVRDVFVWTPPSLESVRGSSSGGVTPLIVGTGTFIYPVGSRNFTQYFWYGHPGIDIALPEGTGVVASDTGTVTFAGWNIYGFGNLIVVNHGNGYETFYAHLNGINVVPGQVVYQGNVIGSTGNTGNSSGPHIHFEVRINGAQDNPCWYVGGC; translated from the coding sequence ATGCAAGAAGAAAGAAGCCCCCGGCGCTCCGTGGCCGGGTATGTTGTCCTGGCCCTGGTGGCCGGGTTAATCGTTTGGGGCTGGCGCGCCGGTTTGGCCCGTCAGGCTGCCCCCACGACTGAGACTGCTGCCGCGGCGGCCGCGCTGCCGGCGGCGGCCGAAACGAGCGCCACCAGCGATACCACCAGCCCCGATCCCGCCGCCGCCGCCGTCGTGCCGGTGCTGGTCGATGTGGCCCTGGCCCCGGCGGCCATTCCCAATACCTTTGTCGGCCGCCAGCCCGCGCATGAATTGCAAGTCTATCGCGTGGAGCGCGGCGACACGCCCAACGGCATCGCCGACAAGTTCGGCATCCAGGCCACGACCCTGCTGGGCGGCAACCCGCAACTGAGCCAGGAGTCGAGCCTGCTCCAGACCGGCGTAGACCTGGTGATTCTGCCCATCGATGGCGTGCTCCACGACGTGGGGCCGGGCGACACGCTGGAGAGCATTGCCGCCCAATACGCCATCCCGACGGAGACGATCATCGCCTACGCGCCCAACAATCTGGAGTTCCCCTTCCGCCTCTACCCGGAGACGCAAATCCTGGTTCCCGGCGCGGTGCGCGACGTGTTCGTCTGGACGCCGCCCAGCCTGGAATCGGTGCGCGGCAGTTCGTCGGGCGGCGTCACCCCGCTCATCGTCGGCACGGGGACGTTCATCTATCCCGTCGGCTCGCGCAATTTCACCCAATACTTCTGGTACGGCCATCCGGGCATCGACATCGCCCTACCGGAGGGGACGGGCGTCGTGGCCTCCGACACGGGCACGGTGACCTTCGCCGGATGGAATATCTATGGCTTCGGCAATCTGATCGTGGTCAACCACGGCAACGGCTACGAGACGTTCTACGCCCATCTGAACGGCATCAACGTCGTGCCCGGCCAGGTTGTCTATCAGGGCAACGTTATCGGCTCCACCGGCAACACCGGCAACTCCTCCGGCCCCCACATCCACTTCGAGGTGCGCATCAATGGGGCGCAGGATAATCCTTGCTGGTACGTCGGTGGGTGCTGA
- a CDS encoding ArnT family glycosyltransferase, protein MLLSCWLGAVLRFRGLFANTFHADEALFATWARLIAVWRDPLLLTQAVDKPPLLFYLQALFYPLFGPVEFAARLPSWIASLLLIPLTAQLARRLTGDRAAAVVAAFLVAVAPLAVQFSATAFSDAPLTLWLMAALYVAARPHSSPDRAGPWPWAAGLLFGLALATKYQALLFAPLLVAMAWLAGWRGAAWRRGLAGFVVVVGLLLLWQALRPAAGGLVGLQWANIGGIRPVRSWELWPRLAQMGWLWRLTWGWPLLALSAAALTGFAARRRLMPVEAGLLLFVVAYLALHWLWAVPVWDRYLLPILPLIAILIGRGLSVLWSAFCGLRSVVCGRRSRQFVFAALAVLALAHLPIAAAARAGRYPIGGQPTADGGAARAAEALKDAPYGTVLYDHWYSWHWRYQLFDGRVYVSWFPHADALLADLAAFGGVGPLRAIALPASAAARPVVRRLAESGYRLEPLPGQDGTAGVIIYRIGH, encoded by the coding sequence TTGCTTCTCTCCTGTTGGCTGGGCGCGGTTTTGCGCTTTCGCGGGTTATTCGCCAACACCTTCCACGCCGACGAGGCGCTTTTCGCCACCTGGGCGCGGCTCATCGCCGTCTGGCGCGACCCGCTGCTGCTGACCCAGGCGGTGGATAAGCCGCCGCTGCTGTTCTATCTGCAAGCGCTTTTCTACCCCCTTTTCGGCCCAGTGGAGTTCGCGGCGCGGCTGCCGTCGTGGATCGCCTCGCTGCTGCTCATCCCTCTCACCGCGCAACTGGCCCGGCGGCTGACCGGCGACCGGGCGGCGGCCGTCGTCGCCGCTTTCCTCGTGGCCGTTGCCCCGCTGGCCGTGCAGTTCAGCGCCACGGCTTTCAGTGACGCGCCGTTGACGCTGTGGCTGATGGCCGCGTTGTACGTCGCGGCCCGCCCGCATTCATCGCCGGATAGGGCGGGACCATGGCCGTGGGCCGCCGGGCTGTTGTTCGGGCTGGCCCTGGCGACCAAGTATCAGGCGCTCCTTTTCGCGCCGTTGCTGGTGGCGATGGCCTGGCTGGCCGGCTGGCGGGGCGCGGCGTGGCGGCGTGGGCTGGCCGGGTTCGTCGTGGTTGTCGGCCTGCTGCTCCTTTGGCAGGCCCTCCGCCCGGCGGCCGGGGGGCTGGTCGGCCTGCAATGGGCCAACATCGGCGGTATTCGCCCGGTTCGTTCATGGGAGCTATGGCCGCGGCTGGCGCAGATGGGCTGGTTGTGGCGGCTGACCTGGGGTTGGCCGCTGTTGGCCTTGAGCGCGGCGGCATTAACCGGGTTCGCGGCCCGGCGTCGCCTGATGCCGGTCGAGGCCGGGTTGCTCCTGTTTGTCGTCGCCTATCTGGCCCTGCACTGGCTATGGGCCGTGCCGGTCTGGGATCGCTACCTGCTGCCCATCCTGCCGCTCATCGCCATCCTCATCGGCCGGGGCCTGAGCGTTTTGTGGTCTGCGTTTTGTGGTCTGCGGTCTGTGGTCTGTGGTCGGCGCTCGCGGCAATTCGTTTTCGCCGCCCTGGCCGTCCTGGCCCTCGCCCACCTGCCCATCGCCGCCGCGGCCCGCGCCGGGCGCTACCCCATCGGCGGGCAACCGACGGCCGACGGCGGCGCGGCCCGCGCCGCCGAAGCGCTGAAGGATGCTCCCTACGGCACTGTCCTGTATGATCACTGGTACAGTTGGCATTGGCGCTACCAGCTATTCGACGGCCGGGTGTACGTGAGCTGGTTTCCCCACGCCGACGCGTTGCTGGCCGATCTGGCGGCATTTGGCGGCGTGGGGCCGTTGCGGGCCATTGCGCTGCCGGCGTCGGCCGCGGCCCGGCCGGTGGTGCGCCGCCTGGCCGAGAGCGGCTACCGGCTGGAGCCGCTGCCGGGGCAGGACGGCACGGCCGGGGTGATCATCTATCGCATCGGCCACTGA